A genomic segment from Drosophila miranda strain MSH22 chromosome 3, D.miranda_PacBio2.1, whole genome shotgun sequence encodes:
- the LOC117187928 gene encoding glutamic acid-rich protein-like: MSCICQYFAPVSDSGVDQVEDLPLATDEESPSPENTNKEADQETAERTVSASDLANCRAENWLLKKKLADYEVTIENLEQLVSTIVEKQHRILSKMFQLSKENRELQTECDLQREYHSMERNALMKQLHDVQTLSRNRSLELGRAALEEGAKDHAEAAKESSDSEEEGSTGEEEEEEEEEEEDTDDERESVCDEDEASAPNSTGSESGDTDSEADRSLASDNERKSDGAMD, translated from the exons ATGTCCTGTATTTGCCAATATTTTGCGCCTGTCTCGGACAGCGGCGTGGATCAAGTGGAGGACTTGCCCTTGGCCACTGACGAGGAAAGCCCCAGCCCGGAGAACACCAACAAAGA GGCGGACCAGGAGACTGCGGAGAGGACAGTGTCGGCCTCTGACCTGGCCAACTGTCGGGCCGAGAACTGGCTCCTGAAGAAGAAGCTGGCCGACTATGAGGTCACCATCGAGAACCTCGAGCAGCTGGTGAGCACAATAGTGGAGAAGCAGCACCGGATCCTCAGCAAAATGTTCCAGCTGAGCAAGGAAAACCGAGAGCTGCAGACCGAGTGTGATCTCCAGCGCGAATACCACTCGATGGAGCGAAACGCCTTGATGAAGCAGCTGCATGATGTTCAGACCTTATCGCGAAACCGAAGCTTGGAATTG GGGCGTGCTGCATTGGAGGAGGGTGCCAAGGACCACGCGGAGGCTGCAAAAGAGTCAAGTGACTCAGAGGAAGAGGGCTCCActggggaggaggaggaggaggaggaggaggaggaggaggatacTGACGATGAGCGGGAGAGTGTCTGCGACGAAGACGAGGCCTCAGCCCCGAATTCCACCGGCTCGGAATCGGGGGACACGGACTCGGAGGCAGATCGAAGTCTGGCCAGTGACAACGAACGCAAGAGCGACGGCGCTATGGATTGA
- the LOC117185786 gene encoding uncharacterized protein LOC117185786 isoform X3 — protein sequence MPAASSHPRLFFYLLCAASLFAVSKSDTGSTKNSYFTSYFYYLAINFINPFAMPIFYRFVNVLPLQAPADDLAYDAALQLGLLNHRLNLLAHEEESRQLSLPNITLNNLVNRIPCSCDTGLCKCCAGFLAVIGMNSCTEVAYRPDEFSFELRMRVNNNIWFRRKVSGQNPPPFCFRPPRFNFARACIQFHDIWFVGRNMHVCMYMSGEFQGFELFERNFDCLLFGDHGVKIVPPEQSYPSRPNGVDIDEGDDEIEDYDENVVRSLAEKMMG from the exons ATGCCTGCCGCCAGCTCCCATCCCCGCTTGTTCTTCTACCTGCTGTGCGCCGCCTCGCTCTTCGCCGTCTCCAAATCGGACACCGGTAGTACAAAGAACTCCTATTTCACGTCCTATTTCTACTATCTAGCCATTAACTTTATTAATCCGTTTGCAATGCCGATATTCTATCGCTTTGTAAATGTTT TGCCGCTGCAGGCCCCGGCCGACGATCTAGCCTACGACGCTGCTCTACAATTGGGCCTACTCAACCACCGTCTCAACCTGCTCGCCCACGAAGAGGAGTCGCGGCAACTCAGTTTGCCGAATATAACGCTGAACAATCTCGTGAATCGCATACCCTGTAGCTGTGACACTGGACTGTGCAAATGCTGTGCGG gTTTCCTCGCGGTGATCGGCATGAACAGCTGCACGGAAGTGGCCTACCGTCCGGATGAGTTCTCCTTTGAGCTGCGCATGCGCGTTAACAACAACATTTGGTTCCGTCGAAAGGTTTCCGGACAGAATCCGCCGCCGTTCTGCTTCAGGCCGCCACGGTTCAACTTTGCCCGGGCCTGCATACAGTTCCATGACATTTGGTTTGTGGGCCGCAACATGCACGTCTGCATGTACATGTCCGGCGAGTTCCAGGGCTTCGAATTGTTCGAGAG GAACTTTGATTGTCTTCTGTTCGGCGATCACGGCGTCAAGATCGTCCCGCCAGAGCAGAGCTATCCCTCGAGACCCAACGGGGTGGACATCGACGAGGGAGATGACGAGATTGAAGACTACGATGAGAACGTTGTCCGCAGCTTAGCGGAAAAGATGATGGGCTGA
- the LOC117185786 gene encoding uncharacterized protein LOC117185786 isoform X1, which produces MPAASSHPRLFFYLLCAASLFAVSKSDTVPLQAPADDLAYDAALQLGLLNHRLNLLAHEEESRQLSLPNITLNNLVNRIPCSCDTGLCKCCAGFLAVIGMNSCTEVAYRPDEFSFELRMRVNNNIWFRRKVSGQNPPPFCFRPPRFNFARACIQFHDIWFVGRNMHVCMYMSGEFQGFELFERNFDCLLFGDHGVKIVPPEQSYPSRPNGVDIDEGDDEIEDYDENVVRSLAEKMMG; this is translated from the exons ATGCCTGCCGCCAGCTCCCATCCCCGCTTGTTCTTCTACCTGCTGTGCGCCGCCTCGCTCTTCGCCGTCTCCAAATCGGACACCG TGCCGCTGCAGGCCCCGGCCGACGATCTAGCCTACGACGCTGCTCTACAATTGGGCCTACTCAACCACCGTCTCAACCTGCTCGCCCACGAAGAGGAGTCGCGGCAACTCAGTTTGCCGAATATAACGCTGAACAATCTCGTGAATCGCATACCCTGTAGCTGTGACACTGGACTGTGCAAATGCTGTGCGG gTTTCCTCGCGGTGATCGGCATGAACAGCTGCACGGAAGTGGCCTACCGTCCGGATGAGTTCTCCTTTGAGCTGCGCATGCGCGTTAACAACAACATTTGGTTCCGTCGAAAGGTTTCCGGACAGAATCCGCCGCCGTTCTGCTTCAGGCCGCCACGGTTCAACTTTGCCCGGGCCTGCATACAGTTCCATGACATTTGGTTTGTGGGCCGCAACATGCACGTCTGCATGTACATGTCCGGCGAGTTCCAGGGCTTCGAATTGTTCGAGAG GAACTTTGATTGTCTTCTGTTCGGCGATCACGGCGTCAAGATCGTCCCGCCAGAGCAGAGCTATCCCTCGAGACCCAACGGGGTGGACATCGACGAGGGAGATGACGAGATTGAAGACTACGATGAGAACGTTGTCCGCAGCTTAGCGGAAAAGATGATGGGCTGA
- the LOC117185786 gene encoding uncharacterized protein LOC117185786 isoform X2: MEFTVIPRLFAVDMTFPGAMPLQAPADDLAYDAALQLGLLNHRLNLLAHEEESRQLSLPNITLNNLVNRIPCSCDTGLCKCCAGFLAVIGMNSCTEVAYRPDEFSFELRMRVNNNIWFRRKVSGQNPPPFCFRPPRFNFARACIQFHDIWFVGRNMHVCMYMSGEFQGFELFERNFDCLLFGDHGVKIVPPEQSYPSRPNGVDIDEGDDEIEDYDENVVRSLAEKMMG; encoded by the exons TGCCGCTGCAGGCCCCGGCCGACGATCTAGCCTACGACGCTGCTCTACAATTGGGCCTACTCAACCACCGTCTCAACCTGCTCGCCCACGAAGAGGAGTCGCGGCAACTCAGTTTGCCGAATATAACGCTGAACAATCTCGTGAATCGCATACCCTGTAGCTGTGACACTGGACTGTGCAAATGCTGTGCGG gTTTCCTCGCGGTGATCGGCATGAACAGCTGCACGGAAGTGGCCTACCGTCCGGATGAGTTCTCCTTTGAGCTGCGCATGCGCGTTAACAACAACATTTGGTTCCGTCGAAAGGTTTCCGGACAGAATCCGCCGCCGTTCTGCTTCAGGCCGCCACGGTTCAACTTTGCCCGGGCCTGCATACAGTTCCATGACATTTGGTTTGTGGGCCGCAACATGCACGTCTGCATGTACATGTCCGGCGAGTTCCAGGGCTTCGAATTGTTCGAGAG GAACTTTGATTGTCTTCTGTTCGGCGATCACGGCGTCAAGATCGTCCCGCCAGAGCAGAGCTATCCCTCGAGACCCAACGGGGTGGACATCGACGAGGGAGATGACGAGATTGAAGACTACGATGAGAACGTTGTCCGCAGCTTAGCGGAAAAGATGATGGGCTGA
- the LOC108158342 gene encoding glycine-rich protein 23-like — MRGLLVLVLTLALMTGSALGSLAFWQALLGGGSSAGAGARASAISGSSGFGGSLGGGLGGLGGGLGGSLGGGIGGLNGGLNGGLSYGVPQKSFQVGLGYSH; from the exons ATGAGAGGTCTGCTG GTGCTGGTCCTAACGTTGGCTCTGATGACTGGCAGTGCCCTTGGCTCTCTAGCATTTTGGCAGGCTTTGCTGGGAGGAGGATCCAgcgctggagctggagccagGGCTTCTGCGATCAGTGGATCTAGCGGATTTGGCGGAAGCTTAGGTGGTGGCTTAGGGGGCTTAGGTGGGGGCTTAGGTGGTAGCTTAGGGGGTGGCATAGGTGGTTTGAACGGTGGTTTGAACGGTGGTTTATCCTATGGTGTTCCCCAAAAATCGTTTCAGGTGGGGCTTGGCTACTCACATTAA
- the LOC108160991 gene encoding ejaculatory bulb-specific protein 1 produces MARQLILIVLLALLRGSSNAIITELARQGESAVQSLANLHLAPLRYLDVLFGTNHGILPFSRGIQLSKTATIGSQTGDYRPYSKISAGVGQGSDLITIIKNPRSPYSYGIPGYDYPTYLKPFYRKGVRVGAGGVLIGPNGLPLAPNGLPIGTDGLPISPFGPNGLPYGPLGPNGYPYLPFGPTPIPHIVPVPVIAGNSIRSPRGALTVDRTIGINTPFGGGSINLDTSVGLNRIHGPGVQVTAGGGAGVSSGGGWFGNGGVLGTGLFGAKGLLGTGVLSSKSLSLGFLNPFGLPLPSFIINPFGNIFGSLGNLFGFGGGVQANVGSQIVKAPRSHPLLPGVEGSITVDVGGSLAPPTGLLGMIHPLLNIFG; encoded by the exons ATGGCTCGACAATTG ATACTCATCGTGCTGCTGGCCCTGCTCCGTGGGAGCTCCAATGCCATTATTACCGAGCTAGCCCGCCAGGGCGAAAGTGCAGTTCAGAGCCTGGCGAACCTTCACTTGGCCCCGTTGCGCTATCTTGACGTACTTTTCGGCACCAACCATGGGATATTGCCATTTTCAAGGGGCATTCAGTTGTCCAAAACTGCTACCATCGGCTCTCAGACCGGCGACTATCGTCCGTACAGTAAGATCTCCGCTGGCGTGGGTCAGGGAAGTGATTTGATAACCATTATCAAGAACCCACGCTCCCCGTATAGCTACGGAATTCCGGGGTATGATTATCCCACATACCTCAAGCCCTTCTATAGAAAGGGCGTCCGTGTTGGAGCCGGTGGGGTTCTTATTGGACCCAATGGACTGCCTCTCGCACCCAACGGCCTGCCGATTGGAACTGATGGGCTACCTATTTCACCTTTCGGTCCCAACGGTCTCCCCTACGGGCCTTTGGGTCCAAACGGTTATCCTTATCTACCTTTCGGTCCCACCCCGATTCCCCATATAGTGCCGGTTCCAGTCATTGCCGGTAATAGCATTAGGAGTCCCAGGGGTGCCCTTACTGTGGACAGAACTATCGGCATTAACACTCCCTTCGGTGGAGGTAGTATTAATCTGGACACATCTGTCGGGCTCAATAGGATCCATGGGCCAGGGGTGCAGGTGACTGCAGGTGGTGGAGCCGGTGTTAGTAGTGGTGGCGGTTGGTTTGGGAACGGGGGTGTCCTTGGAACAGGACTCTTCGGCGCTAAGGGACTCTTAGGCACCGGAGTCTTAAGCAGTAAAAGCTTGAGCCTGGGATTCCTCAACCCATTCGGACTACCATTGCCAAGCTTTATAATAAACCCATTCGGAAACATATTTGGGTCCCTGGGCAATTTGTTTGGCTTCGGTGGAGGAGTGCAAGCCAACGTAGGGTCACAGATTGTAAAGGCCCCAAGATCACATCCACTGCTTCCAGGCGTTGAAGGAAGTATCACTGTCGATGTCGGCGGCTCGCTGGCCCCCCCAACGGGACTACTCGGAATGATCCACCCCCTGCTGAATATATTCGGGTAG
- the LOC108160564 gene encoding uncharacterized protein LOC108160564 isoform X2 — protein sequence MGEALTCSKNPTSVRTVQQVEQGFQTKTTYHTMIPTNCMAAALCLGLTLILGTVQAQENAMLQIPPSLVECYNTSYFMNRDNRLPANMDTLISLIEKVENSYPTSGVQADIRTVAVSLLHRFRQDGIKRAPGVTAIDGVIPYSPTGFQFPKFRILLSRLIPGNANSFPNSSLTSVERCSLHFMLSSTFDTRVRGDENTVCNQLSQYRAHRLPRSAKNDDENNFIGDVEWLSEDTRPKRGRSAIPDSKYVQFGELDYETDWAYSGTEGTSQCPVEDGLVRTPWGTVSAGTVIAGIAAGVQQQTVQLNTLLALASQRRGRGRSQSQTTNSIDNRWAATLAGDLAEVTLVQVPVSTNNAASVGATGGWNDTVLPHWYFLSQRTNLEATDAEIRGGLDGLILAKNVATWRTQASSLKLSQLLRMYYSTNGVLSSGVNACSRQSQFPNVAPSAEMTEQTSAFAQVLDREMQLRVTLQPLAITQFASTAALSLVTYVPQSLNDVSCTATSSLDLTDVITPMTNLYIFLDTSWQYSSIVDYVFYVMQQLNIHPYASTVTLLSAQDGSVIVNTTHYITDVSQQWNVTTQATYAQGLNLPNVLLTIQNITQNLMNAEQTNSSLSGHSLVALIIPNQQTINDGDSSYATTEIQYIQEQIPDLRFIYYGGGSIQRFASFVRDSTQDLFPLTLGSTVATSAGPVAKRIAKIPRRIINPRCGSTWITSSWGTDQMDQYVGPGMVNFYRVSANYFFGTGSNRLVTIQSQNGGSYTICTSRSYEWPQQNSTTSSTNTSTIEQTCSQITGNSFSYDLSSACNGYYTITQCPDLYLSVQATTNTTSCTQDACQTPDQWRYIVSMTNMGCYSGVSGLAASLLTIMFALILQKWLQ from the exons ATGGGCGAGGCACTAACTTGCTCAAAGAACCCAACTTCAGTACGAACAGTCCAACAGGTGGAACAAG GTTTCCAAACGAAAACGACATACCACACCATGATACCCACAAATTGCATGGCAGCAGCCCTCTGCCTGGGTCTGACCCTTATATTGGGGACTGTGCAGGCACAGGAAAATGCAATGCTGCAGATACCACCGTCACTCGTGGAGTGCTACAACACATCATATTTCATGAACCGAGACAATCGACTACCAGCCAACATGGACACGCTGATTTCGCTGATCGAGAAGGTGGAAAACAGCTACCCCACGTCCGGCGTACAGGCGGACATTAGAACAGTGGCGGTGTCCTTGCTCCATCGCTTCCGTCAGGACGGCATCAAGAGGGCCCCTGGTGTGACTGCCATCGATGGTGTTATTCCCTACAGTCCGACCGGCTTCCAGTTTCCCAAGTTTCGGATTTTGCTTTCGCGCCTCATCCCCGGCAATGCCAACAGTTTTCCCAACAGCTCGCTGACCAGTGTGGAACGATGCTCTCTACACTTCATGCTCTCCAGCACCTTCGACACGAGGGTGCGCGGCGACGAGAACACCGTTTGTAACCAGCTCTCCCAATATCGGGCGCACCGACTGCCGCGGTCAGCGAAGAACGACGACGAGAACAACTTCATCGGCGATGTTGAGTGGTTGAGTGAAGACACTCGTCCGAAGCGGGGACGCTCAGCCATCCCAGACTCGAAATATGTTCAGTTCGGAGAATTGGACTACGAGACCGACTGGGCTTATTCGGGCACGGAAGGCACCAGCCAGTGTCCCGTTGAAGACGGCCTTGTTCGTACCCCCTGGGGGACCGTTTCCGCCGGCACCGTGATAGCTGGAATTGCGGCTGGCGTTCAGCAGCAGACAGTCCAGCTAAACACCTTGCTGGCTCTGGCCAGCCAACGACGTGGGCGAGGACGCAGTCAGTCCCAGACAACCAACAGCATTGACAATCGCTGGGCGGCTACTCTGGCCGGAGACTTGGCCGAAGTCACGCTGGTGCAGGTGCCGGTGTCCACCAACAATGCAGCTTCTGTCGGCGCCACTGGGGGCTGGAACGACACGGTTCTACCGCACTGGTATTTCTTGTCGCAGCGCACCAATCTGGAAGCTACCGATGCCGAGATTCGCGGAGGCCTTGATGGCTTAATTCTGGCCAAAAATGTGGCCACCTGGAGGACGCAGGCGTCCAGCTTAAAGTTGTCCCAACTGCTTCGAATGTACTACTCCACGAATGGAGTGCTAAGCTCTGGGGTCAACGCGTGCAGTCGGCAGAGCCAGTTCCCCAATGTGGCCCCATCGGCAGAAATGACAGAGCAGACCAGTGCCTTCGCACAGGTCCTGGATCGGGAGATGCAGTTGCGTGTCACCCTCCAGCCGTTGGCCATCACCCAATTTGCTTCAACCGCCGCCCTTTCCCTGGTGACGTATGTGC CGCAATCCCTGAACGATGTTTCCTGCACGGCGACCAGCAGCCTGGACTTGACGGATGTCATCACTCCCATGACCAATTTATACATTTTCCTGGATACCTCCTGGCAGTACAGCTCCATTGTTGACTATGTGTT CTACGTCATGCAGCAGCTAAATATCCATCCCTATGCCAGCACAGTTACTTTGCTGTCGGCGCAGGACGGGTCGGTGATTGTGAACACCACCCACTACATCACAGATGTCTCCCAACAGTGGAATGTGACGACACAGGCGACAT ATGCCCAGGGTCTGAACTTGCCCAATGTGCTGCTTACGATTCAGAACATTACCCAGAACCTAATGAACGCGGAGCAGACGAATTCGAGTCTGAGCGGTCACTCTTTGGTGGCCCTGATCATACCAAATCAGCAGACCATCAACGATGGTGACTCGTCCTACGCCACCACGGAAATCCAGTACATTCAAGAGCAGATACCAGATCTGCGCTTCATCTACTATGGTGGTGGGAGCATTCAGCGTTTCGCCAGCTTTGTGCGTGATTCCACCCAGGATTTGTTCCCACTAACCTTGGGTAGTACGGTCGCCACTTCGGCAGGACCAGTTGCCAAGCGCATTGCAAAAA TACCTCGTCGCATCATCAATCCACGCTGCGGATCGACCTGGATCACAAGCAGCTGGGGCACTGACCAGATGGACCAGTACGTCGGCCCGGGCATGGTCAACTTCTATCGTGTGTCAGCCAACTACTTCTTCGGCACTGGCTCCAACCGCCTCGTGACTATTCAGTCCCAGAATGGTGGGAGCTATACTATCTGCACCTCGCGCAGCTATGAGTGGCCCCAGCAGAACTCAACGACAAGCTCGACCAACACGAGCACCATTGAACAGACCTGCTCTCAGATCACCGGCAACAGCTTTTCGTATGACCTGTCCAGCGCTTGCAACGGCTATTACACCATCACACAGTGTCCTGATCTGTATCTGTCAGTTCAGGCCACCACCAACACCACATCCTGCACACAGGACGCATGCCAGACACCAGATCAATGGCGTTACATTGTTTCTATGACCAACATGGGCTGCTACAGCGGAGTCTCGGGACTCGCAGCCAGCCTTTTGACAATAATGTTCGCTTTGATTCTGCAAAAGTGGTTGCAATAG
- the LOC108160564 gene encoding uncharacterized protein LOC108160564 isoform X1 → MGISMGFQTKTTYHTMIPTNCMAAALCLGLTLILGTVQAQENAMLQIPPSLVECYNTSYFMNRDNRLPANMDTLISLIEKVENSYPTSGVQADIRTVAVSLLHRFRQDGIKRAPGVTAIDGVIPYSPTGFQFPKFRILLSRLIPGNANSFPNSSLTSVERCSLHFMLSSTFDTRVRGDENTVCNQLSQYRAHRLPRSAKNDDENNFIGDVEWLSEDTRPKRGRSAIPDSKYVQFGELDYETDWAYSGTEGTSQCPVEDGLVRTPWGTVSAGTVIAGIAAGVQQQTVQLNTLLALASQRRGRGRSQSQTTNSIDNRWAATLAGDLAEVTLVQVPVSTNNAASVGATGGWNDTVLPHWYFLSQRTNLEATDAEIRGGLDGLILAKNVATWRTQASSLKLSQLLRMYYSTNGVLSSGVNACSRQSQFPNVAPSAEMTEQTSAFAQVLDREMQLRVTLQPLAITQFASTAALSLVTYVPQSLNDVSCTATSSLDLTDVITPMTNLYIFLDTSWQYSSIVDYVFYVMQQLNIHPYASTVTLLSAQDGSVIVNTTHYITDVSQQWNVTTQATYAQGLNLPNVLLTIQNITQNLMNAEQTNSSLSGHSLVALIIPNQQTINDGDSSYATTEIQYIQEQIPDLRFIYYGGGSIQRFASFVRDSTQDLFPLTLGSTVATSAGPVAKRIAKIPRRIINPRCGSTWITSSWGTDQMDQYVGPGMVNFYRVSANYFFGTGSNRLVTIQSQNGGSYTICTSRSYEWPQQNSTTSSTNTSTIEQTCSQITGNSFSYDLSSACNGYYTITQCPDLYLSVQATTNTTSCTQDACQTPDQWRYIVSMTNMGCYSGVSGLAASLLTIMFALILQKWLQ, encoded by the exons ATGGGTATAAGTATGG GTTTCCAAACGAAAACGACATACCACACCATGATACCCACAAATTGCATGGCAGCAGCCCTCTGCCTGGGTCTGACCCTTATATTGGGGACTGTGCAGGCACAGGAAAATGCAATGCTGCAGATACCACCGTCACTCGTGGAGTGCTACAACACATCATATTTCATGAACCGAGACAATCGACTACCAGCCAACATGGACACGCTGATTTCGCTGATCGAGAAGGTGGAAAACAGCTACCCCACGTCCGGCGTACAGGCGGACATTAGAACAGTGGCGGTGTCCTTGCTCCATCGCTTCCGTCAGGACGGCATCAAGAGGGCCCCTGGTGTGACTGCCATCGATGGTGTTATTCCCTACAGTCCGACCGGCTTCCAGTTTCCCAAGTTTCGGATTTTGCTTTCGCGCCTCATCCCCGGCAATGCCAACAGTTTTCCCAACAGCTCGCTGACCAGTGTGGAACGATGCTCTCTACACTTCATGCTCTCCAGCACCTTCGACACGAGGGTGCGCGGCGACGAGAACACCGTTTGTAACCAGCTCTCCCAATATCGGGCGCACCGACTGCCGCGGTCAGCGAAGAACGACGACGAGAACAACTTCATCGGCGATGTTGAGTGGTTGAGTGAAGACACTCGTCCGAAGCGGGGACGCTCAGCCATCCCAGACTCGAAATATGTTCAGTTCGGAGAATTGGACTACGAGACCGACTGGGCTTATTCGGGCACGGAAGGCACCAGCCAGTGTCCCGTTGAAGACGGCCTTGTTCGTACCCCCTGGGGGACCGTTTCCGCCGGCACCGTGATAGCTGGAATTGCGGCTGGCGTTCAGCAGCAGACAGTCCAGCTAAACACCTTGCTGGCTCTGGCCAGCCAACGACGTGGGCGAGGACGCAGTCAGTCCCAGACAACCAACAGCATTGACAATCGCTGGGCGGCTACTCTGGCCGGAGACTTGGCCGAAGTCACGCTGGTGCAGGTGCCGGTGTCCACCAACAATGCAGCTTCTGTCGGCGCCACTGGGGGCTGGAACGACACGGTTCTACCGCACTGGTATTTCTTGTCGCAGCGCACCAATCTGGAAGCTACCGATGCCGAGATTCGCGGAGGCCTTGATGGCTTAATTCTGGCCAAAAATGTGGCCACCTGGAGGACGCAGGCGTCCAGCTTAAAGTTGTCCCAACTGCTTCGAATGTACTACTCCACGAATGGAGTGCTAAGCTCTGGGGTCAACGCGTGCAGTCGGCAGAGCCAGTTCCCCAATGTGGCCCCATCGGCAGAAATGACAGAGCAGACCAGTGCCTTCGCACAGGTCCTGGATCGGGAGATGCAGTTGCGTGTCACCCTCCAGCCGTTGGCCATCACCCAATTTGCTTCAACCGCCGCCCTTTCCCTGGTGACGTATGTGC CGCAATCCCTGAACGATGTTTCCTGCACGGCGACCAGCAGCCTGGACTTGACGGATGTCATCACTCCCATGACCAATTTATACATTTTCCTGGATACCTCCTGGCAGTACAGCTCCATTGTTGACTATGTGTT CTACGTCATGCAGCAGCTAAATATCCATCCCTATGCCAGCACAGTTACTTTGCTGTCGGCGCAGGACGGGTCGGTGATTGTGAACACCACCCACTACATCACAGATGTCTCCCAACAGTGGAATGTGACGACACAGGCGACAT ATGCCCAGGGTCTGAACTTGCCCAATGTGCTGCTTACGATTCAGAACATTACCCAGAACCTAATGAACGCGGAGCAGACGAATTCGAGTCTGAGCGGTCACTCTTTGGTGGCCCTGATCATACCAAATCAGCAGACCATCAACGATGGTGACTCGTCCTACGCCACCACGGAAATCCAGTACATTCAAGAGCAGATACCAGATCTGCGCTTCATCTACTATGGTGGTGGGAGCATTCAGCGTTTCGCCAGCTTTGTGCGTGATTCCACCCAGGATTTGTTCCCACTAACCTTGGGTAGTACGGTCGCCACTTCGGCAGGACCAGTTGCCAAGCGCATTGCAAAAA TACCTCGTCGCATCATCAATCCACGCTGCGGATCGACCTGGATCACAAGCAGCTGGGGCACTGACCAGATGGACCAGTACGTCGGCCCGGGCATGGTCAACTTCTATCGTGTGTCAGCCAACTACTTCTTCGGCACTGGCTCCAACCGCCTCGTGACTATTCAGTCCCAGAATGGTGGGAGCTATACTATCTGCACCTCGCGCAGCTATGAGTGGCCCCAGCAGAACTCAACGACAAGCTCGACCAACACGAGCACCATTGAACAGACCTGCTCTCAGATCACCGGCAACAGCTTTTCGTATGACCTGTCCAGCGCTTGCAACGGCTATTACACCATCACACAGTGTCCTGATCTGTATCTGTCAGTTCAGGCCACCACCAACACCACATCCTGCACACAGGACGCATGCCAGACACCAGATCAATGGCGTTACATTGTTTCTATGACCAACATGGGCTGCTACAGCGGAGTCTCGGGACTCGCAGCCAGCCTTTTGACAATAATGTTCGCTTTGATTCTGCAAAAGTGGTTGCAATAG